A single window of Sparus aurata chromosome 12, fSpaAur1.1, whole genome shotgun sequence DNA harbors:
- the s1pr3b gene encoding sphingosine 1-phosphate receptor 3 has protein sequence MINPQIHLHYNYTGKLDHRPSIGSSSGAVDAKTVAFLVVCSFIVLENLTVLVAIWRNHRFHNRMYYFIGNLALCDMLAGVAYLVNLLLSGEKTLQLSPALWFVREGSMFVALGASIFSLLAIAIERHLTMIKMRPYDANKNYRVFLLIGTCWLIAISLGALPILGWNCLDNLPDCSTVLPLYTKKYVAFCIIVFMILLLAMSVLYARIYILVKSSSRKVSKHRNSEHAMSLLRTVIIVVGVFIACWTPIFVLLLLDVACERRCPILYKADWFIAVAVLNSAMNPVIYTLASREMRRAFLGLVCGVCYRGKASVNGSGHKQALEPSRSRSKSWSSQNNPNQSQRSSKQAEQERERGQEADTAPGEVSVVAGGATQAVLESDRTD, from the coding sequence ATGATCAACCCTCAGATACACCTCCACTACAACTACACGGGGAAGCTGGACCACCGGCCCAGCATCGGCTCCAGCTCCGGCGCCGTGGACGCCAAGACCGTCGCGTTCCTCGTCGTGTGCAGCTTCATCGTCCTGGAGAACCTCACCGTGCTGGTGGCCATATGGAGAAACCACCGGTTCCACAACCGCATGTACTACTTCATCGGCAACCTGGCACTGTGCGACATGCTGGCCGGCGTCGCCTACCTGGTGAACCTGCTCCTGTCCGGAGAGAAGACCCTGCAGCTCTCGCCCGCCCTCTGGTTCGTCAGAGAGGGGAGCATGTTCGTTGCGCTCGGTGCCTCCATCTTCAGTCTCCTGGCTATCGCAATAGAGAGACACCTGACTATGATCAAGATGAGGCCTTATGATGCCAACAAGAACTACAGAGTCTTCCTGCTCATAGGAACCTGCTGGCTGATCGCCATCTCTCTCGGAGCTTTGCCCATTCTCGGCTGGAACTGCCTGGACAACCTCCCCGACTGCTCCACCGTCCTCCCGCTCTACACCAAGAAATATGTCGCCTTCTGCATTATAGTGTTCATGATCTTGCTCTTGGCCATGTCGGTCCTCTACGCCCGCATCTACATCCTGGTGAAGTCCAGCAGCCGGAAGGTGAGCAAGCACAGGAACTCCGAGCACGCCATGTCGCTGCTGCGCACCGTCATCATCGTCGTCGGGGTCTTCATCGCCTGCTGGACGCCCATcttcgtcctgctgctgctggacgtGGCGTGCGAGCGTCGCTGCCCCATCCTCTACAAGGCCGACTGGTTCATCGCCGTGGCCGTGCTCAACTCGGCCATGAACCCGGTCATTTACACGCTGGCCAGCCGGGAGATGAGGCGGGCCTTCCTGGGTCTGGTGTGCGGGGTCTGCTACAGGGGCAAGGCCTCCGTCAACGGCAGCGGGCACAAGCAGGCTCTGGAGCCCAGCCGCAGCAGGAGCAAGTCGTGGAGCAGCCAGAACAACCCCAACCAGAGCCAGCGGAGCTCCAAGCAGGcggagcaggagagggagagggggcaGGAGGCGGACACGGCCCCCGGAGAGGTGTCGGTGGTGGCAGGAGGGGCCACGCAGGCCGTCCTCGAGTCTGACAGAACAGACTGA